In one window of Mercurialis annua linkage group LG4, ddMerAnnu1.2, whole genome shotgun sequence DNA:
- the LOC126677930 gene encoding GDSL esterase/lipase EXL3-like, which produces MKSSFCSSLNYVLVGSFLLLLLLFSHNINAVPSIRLRSNEKVEAVYVFGDSIVDTGNNNYIKTPAHCNFPPYGRDFIGRKPTGRFSNGRVPSDLIAEAFGVKKILPAYLDQSLQLDDLLTGVCFASGGNGYDPITSSLAPAFSLSDQLNQFKEYVEKIKSGVGEERAATIVSKSISVICTGSNDIVNNYFTIPFRSLHYDFNSYADFLVTSALSFIKELHGLGARKFGVLSVPPIGCVPSQRTVRGGLKRECFEEANEAAIVFNSKLSSALFSLNSTLSDSLVVYLDVYYPLLSLIQSPAKYGFEEGNKGCCGTGKIEVTYLCNSFDDPLTCQDDTKFIFWDSFHPTQKAYDTLVTIILNKAANSF; this is translated from the exons atgaagtCATCATTTTGTAGTTCTCTCAATTATGTGTTAGTGGGTagctttttattattattattattattttctcatAATATTAATGCAGTTCCTTCAATAAGATTGAGAAGCAATGAGAAGGTAGAAGCAGTTTATGTATTTGGTGATTCAATTGTTGATACTGGCAATAATAACTATATCAAAACCCCTGCTCACTGCAACTTCCCACCTTATGGGAGAGACTTCATTGGTCGCAAACCTACTGGAAGATTCAGCAATGGCAGAGTCCCTTCTGACCTTATAG CTGAAGCATTTGGTGTAAAGAAGATCTTGCCGGCATACCTCGATCAGAGTCTGCAGCTCGATGACCTCCTTACCGGAGTGTGCTTTGCCTCCGGCGGAAATGGTTATGATCCAATCACAAGTTCACTAGCT CCTGCATTTTCTTTGAGTGATCAGCTAAATCAGTTCAAAGAGTACGTAGAGAAGATAAAATCAGGCGTCGGAGAAGAAAGGGCGGCGACAATAGTGTCGAAAAGCATATCCGTAATATGCACAGGAAGCAACGACattgtaaataattattttactataCCTTTCAGGAGTCTTCACTATGATTTTAATTCATATGCTGATTTCTTGGTCACGTCGGCTCTTAGTTTTATCAAG GAACTACATGGACTTGGAGCAAGAAAATTTGGGGTACTGAGTGTGCCACCAATAGGATGTGTGCCATCACAAAGAACAGTACGAGGAGGGTTAAAACGGGAGTGTTTTGAGGAAGCAAACGAAGCAGCCATTGTCTTCAATTCCAAGCTCTCCTCAGCTCTTTTTTCTCTCAATTCCACTCTTTCTGATTCTCTTGTTGTCTATCTTGATGTCTATTATCCCTTGCTTTCTCTCATCCAATCTCCTGCCAAATACG GATTTGAAGAGGGAAATAAAGGATGCTGTGGGACGGGAAAAATAGAAGTGACATATCTTTGTAATAGCTTCGACGACCCATTAACATGCCAAGATGACACCAAATTCATTTTCTGGGATAGTTTTCATCCAACACAGAAGGCCTATGACACTCTTGTCACCATCATCCTCAACAAAGCTGCCAACTCCTTTTAA
- the LOC126677932 gene encoding heavy metal-associated isoprenylated plant protein 27 — translation MGFLDFCSNLCGWQQLHDHHHLDTRKIRSRQLKTVEIKVKIDCEGCERKVRKSVEGMKGVTNVEIDPKQSKLTVTGYVDPNKVLRRVRYRTGKRADLWPYIPYDVVPHPYAPGAYDKRAPPGYVRNALDDPQVAPLARATSFEVKTTTAFSDDNPNACVVM, via the exons ATGGGTTTTCTGGATTTTTGCTCTAATCTCTGTGGTTGGCAGCAGCTTCATGATCATCATCATCTTGATACCAGGAAAATCAGAAGCAGGCAATTGAAG ACAGTAGAGATCAAAGTGAAAATAGACTGCGAAGGATGCGAAAGAAAAGTGAGGAAATCAGTGGAAGGAATGAAAGGAGTGACCAATGTGGAAATAGACCCCAAGCAAAGCAAGCTCACTGTAACCGGATATGTCGATCCAAACAAGGTATTGCGACGTGTCAGATATCGAACGGGTAAGAGGGCTGATCTGTGGCCGTACATTCCATACGACGTAGTTCCACATCCTTATGCGCCGGGAGCTTATGATAAGAGGGCTCCACCTGGGTACGTGCGGAATGCGCTGGATGATCCTCAGGTTGCTCCTCTCGCACGTGCCACTTCTTTTGAAGTGAAGACTACTACTGCTTTTAGCGATGATAACCCAAATGCTTGTGTAGTTATGTAA
- the LOC126676845 gene encoding vacuolar protein sorting-associated protein 35A-like — MMADGIEDEEKWLAAGIAGLQQNAFYMHRSLDSNNLRDALKYSAQMLSELRTSKLSPHKYYELYMRAFDELRKLEMFFREETRRGCSIIDLYELVQHAGNILPRLYLLCTVGSVYIKSKEAPAKDVLKDLVEMCRGIQHPVRGLFLRSYLSQVSRDKLPDIGSEYEGDADTVMDAVEFVLQNFTEMNKLWVRMQHQGPARDKEKREKERSELRDLVGKNLHVLSQIEGVDLDLYKETVLPRVLEQVVNCKDEIAQFYLMDCIIQVFPDEYHLQTLEVLLGACPQLQPSVDIKTVLSRLMERLSNYAASSADVLPEFLQVEAFSKLNNAIGKVIEAQVDMPIFGAVTLYSSLLTFTLHVHPDRLDYADQVLGACIKKLSGKGKLEDNKATKQIVALLSAPLEKYNDVVTALKLSNYPRVMEYLDVETNKIMATVIIQSIMKNNTRISTADNVEALFELLTGLIKDLDGAHEEVDEDDFKEEQNSVARLIQMLHNDDPEEMYKIICTVRKQIMTGGPKRLPFTVPPLVFSSLKLVRRLQGQEENPFGDESSTTPKKIFQLLNQLVEALSTVPAPELALRLYLQCAEAANDSELEPVAYEFFTQAYILYEEEVSDSRAQVTALHLIIGTLQRMHVFGVENKDTLTHKATGYSAKLLKKPDQCRAVYGCAHLFWVDDQDNMKDGERVLICLKRALRIANAAQQMSNATRGSTGSVTLFVEILNKYLYFFEKGNPQINIAAIQSLIELITTEMQSESSTPDSAADAFFSSTLRYVQFQKQKGGAIGEKYEPIKV, encoded by the exons atgaTGGCAGACGGAATAGAAGACGAAGAGAAATGGCTTGCCGCCGGCATCGCCGGTCTTCAACAAAATGCATTTTACATGCATCGCTCTCTG GATTCGAATAATCTTAGAGATGCTTTGAAGTATTCGGCCCAGATGCTTTCCGAGTTAAGGACTTCGAAGCTTTCTCCTCATAAGTATTATGAACTCT ATATGCGTGCATTTGATGAATTGAGGAAGTTGGAGATGTTTTTTAGGGAAGAGACACGGCGTGGTTGTTCGATCATTGATTTGTATGAGCTTGTGCAGCATGCTGGTAACATCTTGCCTAGATT ATATCTCCTCTGTACTGTGGGGTCTGTGTACATCAAGTCTAAAGAAGCTCCTGCGAAGGATGTCCTTAAGGATCTTGTGGAAATGTGCCGTGGCATTCAGCATCCTGTTCGTGGACTCTTTTTAAGGAGTTATCTTTCTCAAGTCAGTAGAGACAAGTTACCTGATATAGGTTCTGAATATGAAGG GGATGCTGACACAGTTATGGATGCTGTGGAGTTCGTCCTTCAGAACTTTACTGAGATGAACAAGCTGTGGGTTCGGATGCAACATCAG GGACCTGCCCGTGACAAGGAAAAGCGGGAGAAAGAAAGGAGCGAGCTACGTGATCTT GTGGGAAAGAACCTGCATGTCCTCAGTCAGATAGAAGGTGTTGACCTTGATTTGTACAAAGAGACTGTACTTCCCAGAGTTCTTGAACAG GTTGTTAATTGTAAAGATGAGATAGCTCAGTTCTATTTGATGGATTGCATTATTCAAGTCTTTCCAGATGAGTATCACTTGCAAACTCTTGAAGTTTTGTTGGGTGCATGCCCCCAGCTCCAG CCCTCTGTTGACATCAAGACAGTGCTTTCTAGATTAATGGAGAGACTCTCAAATTACGCAGCATCAAGTGCAGATGTTTTGCCTGAGTTCTTGCAAGTTGAAgctttttcaaaattaaacaatGCTATAGGAAAG GTGATAGAAGCACAGGTTGATATGCCTATTTTTGGAGCTGTGACTTTGTATTCCTCCCTGTTAACGTTTACCCTACATGTTCACCCGGACCGACTGGATTATGCAGATCAAGTGTTG GGAGCATGCATTAAGAAATTATCTGGCAAAGGAAAGCTTGAAGACAACAAAGCAACGAAACAAATTGTGGCACTCTTAAGTGCTCCATTGGAGAAATACAATGATGTTGTCACTGCTTTGAAGCTTTCAAACTATCCTCGTGTCATGGAGTACCTTGATGTGGagacaaataaaattatggCAACTGTCATAATTCAAAGCATAATGAAAAACAACACTCGTATCTCTACAGCTGACAAT GTTGAGGCATTGTTTGAATTACTCACAGGACTTATCAAAGATTTGGATGGAGCCCATGAAGAG GTTGATGAAGATGATTTCAAAGAGGAACAAAATTCTGTTGCACGTCTTATTCAGATGCTACATAATGATGACCCCGAGGAAATGTACAAG ATAATATGTACAGTACGGAAGCAGATCATGACTGGAGGTCCAAAGCGTTTACCCTTCACTGTTCCCCCTCTTGTATTTTCTTCTCTTAAG TTGGTTAGACGACTACAAGGGCAAGAGGAAAATCCTTTTGGTGATGAATCATCAACTACGCCAAAAAAGATATTTCAGCTTTTAAATCAG TTGGTGGAGGCACTATCAACTGTTCCAGCACCTGAACTGGCATTACGGCTGTACTTACAGTGTGCTGAG GCTGCTAACGACTCTGAATTAGAGCCTGTTGCATATGAATTTTTTACTCAAGCATATATTTTGTATGAAGAAGAAGTGTCA GATTCTCGAGCACAGGTGACTGCTTTACATTTGATAATAGGAACTCTTCAAAGGATGCATGTTTTTGGTGTTGAGAACAAGGATACTTTGACGCACAAAGCTACTGGG TATTCTGCGAAGCTTTTAAAGAAGCCTGATCAGTGCAGAGCTGTTTATGGGTGTGCGCATCTATTTTGGGTTGATGATCAAGATAACATGAAAGATGGAGAGAG GGTTCTGATTTGTCTTAAGCGAGCTCTAAGAATTGCAAATGCTGCTCAACAAATGTCCAATGCGACGAGAGGTAGCACTGGATCAGTGACACTGTTTGTTGAGATTCTGAACAA GTATCTTTATTTCTTTGAGAAGGGAAACCCACAGATCAATATTGCTGCAATCCAGAGCCTGATTGAATTGATTACAACTGAGATGCAAAGTGAATCTAGTACACCAGATTCTGCTGCTGATGCTTTCTTTTCCAGCACTCTGCGGTATGTTCAGTTCCAGAAACAGAAAGGTGGAGCAATTGGTGAAAAGTATGAGCCCATCAAGGTGTGA
- the LOC126676854 gene encoding rac-like GTP-binding protein RHO1 codes for MSASRFIKCVTVGDGAVGKTCLLISYTSNTFPTDYVPTVFDNFSANVVVNGATVNLGLWDTAGQEDYNRLRPLSYRGADVFILAFSLISKASYENVSKKWIPELKHYAPGVPIVLVGTKLDLRDDKQFFIDHPGAVPITTAQGEELRKLIGAPAYIECSSKTQQNVKAVFDAAIRVVLQPPKQKKKKSKAQKACSIL; via the exons atgaGCGCGTCGAGGTTTATCAAGTGCGTGACGGTGGGTGATGGTGCCGTTGGTAAAACCTGTCTCTTGATTTCTTACACCAGCAATACATTTCCCACG GATTATGTGCCAACTGTTTTTGACAATTTCAGTGCAAATGTGGTTGTCAATGGGGCCACTGTCAACCTGGGATTATGGGATACTGCTG GGCAAGAGGATTACAATAGATTAAGACCTTTAAGTTACCGTGGAGCTGATGTTTTCATACTGGCGTTTTCCCTCATAAGCAAGGCCAGTTACGAAAATGTTTCTAAGAAG TGGATTCCAGAGTTGAAGCATTATGCACCTGGTGTCCCAATTGTTCTTGTGGGAACAAAGCTTg ATCTCCGGGATGACAAGCAATTCTTTATAGATCACCCTGGTGCTGTGCCTATCACTACAGCTCAG GGAGAGGAACTGAGGAAGCTGATCGGCGCACCTGCTTACATAGAATGCAGTTCTAAAACGCAGCAG AATGTGAAGGCGGTGTTCGATGCAGCCATCAGAGTAGTCCTTCAACCACCAAagcagaagaaaaagaagagcaAAGCGCAAAAGGCGTGCTCCATATTGTGA
- the LOC126676853 gene encoding pectinesterase inhibitor 4-like, whose product MDSTTTAYLLKFSIIFLLFISSSSSPPPSSTLSSSTFTAAATKSPNSIYKKYLKTACNSTTYPKICYSSLSSYISIIKTSDLNLCSTALNVSLTVAYNASSLVTLLSNRTGLSKAEAAVIKDCVEQIGDTIDELKQSFDAFGSLYLNNSDIRFQISNIQTWVSAALTNEDTCSDGVDETKVSSSVKNMLKKSMLNVARITSNALALINKLSL is encoded by the coding sequence ATGGATTCTACAACTACAGCCTATCTTCTCAAATTTTCTATCATCTTTCTTCTATTCATATCATCCTCATCATCACCACCACCGTCTTCGACCCTGTCGTCATCCACCTTCACGGCGGCGGCCACCAAATCTCCGAACAGTATCTACAAAAAGTACCTGAAAACAGCCTGCAATTCTACCACATACCCAAAAATCTGCTACAGCTCCCTTTCCTCTTACATTTCCATAATCAAAACCAGTGACCTAAACCTCTGCAGCACTGCATTAAACGTATCATTAACAGTTGCATACAACGCATCTTCTTtagtaactcttctgtcgaatCGGACGGGACTGAGCAAGGCCGAAGCTGCAGTAATTAAAGATTGCGTAGAACAAATCGGAGATACCATCGATGAACTTAAACAATCATTTGATGCTTTTGGGAGTCTATATTTGAATAATTCTGATATAAGATTTCAGATATCGAATATTCAAACTTGGGTCAGTGCTGCTCTGACTAATGAAGATACATGTAGTGACGGTGTTGATGAAACTAAGGTGAGTTCGTCGGTTAAGAATATGTTGAAGAAGAGCATGTTGAATGTTGCAAGAATCACTAGCAATGCTTTGGCTCTTATTAATAAACTTTCTTTGTAG
- the LOC126676848 gene encoding 3-dehydroquinate synthase, chloroplastic: protein MASTSNPFSLSLSTANANTSSFNPKSLTHFYLRFNNPNSISLQSQRVRLPGLNLNRIKTSKFKLFASSSAQVMDQSVGEEATSKPAPTIVEVHLGDRSYPIYIGSGLLNQPELLQRHVHGKKVLVVTNTTVAPLYLDKVVDALTRDNPNVSVESVVLPDGEKYKNMEVLTKIFDKAIESRLDRRCTFVALGGGVIGDMCGYAAASYLRGVNFIQIPTTVMAQVDSSVGGKTGINHPLGKNLIGAFYQPQCVLVDTDTLNTLPDRELASGLAEVVKYGLIRDPEFFEWQEKNMQKLMLRDPSALAYAIKRSCENKAEVVSLDEKESGLRATLNLGHTFGHAIETGLGYGEWLHGEAVAAGMVMAVDMSYRLGWIDDSIVKRVDKILRQANVPTSPPESMTVEMFKSVMAVDKKVADGLLRLILLKGPLGNCVFTGDYDRKALDDTLRAFCKS from the exons ATGGCATCCACTTCCAACCCATTCTCCCTCTCTCTCTCTACTGCAAACGCCAACACTTCCTCTTTCAACCCTAAAAGCTTGACCCATTTCTACCTTCGGTTCAACAACCCAAATTCCATATCGCTCCAATCTCAACGGGTCCGCCTTCCGGGTTTGAATTTGAACCGGATTAAGACATCGAAATTCAAGCTCTTTGCTAGCTCTTCTGCTCAGGTTATGGATCAATCAGTTGGTGAGGAAGCAACCTCTAAACCAGCTCCTACAATTGTTGAAGTCCACTTGGGTGATCGGAGTTACCCGATTTATATTGGATCCGGACTTCTTAATCAACCCGAATTGCTTCAAAG ACATGTACATGGGAAGAAAGTGCTTGTGGTAACTAATACAACAGTAGCACCATTGTATCTTGATAAAGTGGTTGATGCATTAACCAGAGACAACCCGAATGTTTCTGTTGAGAGTGTTGTTTTGCCTGATGGTGAGAAGTACAAGAACATG GAAGTTCTAACGAAGATATTTGATAAAGCTATTGAATCGAGACTGGATAGAAGGTGTACATTTGTTGCTCTCGGAGGTGGTGTTATTGGTGATATGTGTGGTTATGCAGCTGCTTCCTATCTTCGTGGTGTTAACTTCATCCAAATTCCTACTACTGTTATGGCACAG GTGGATTCTTCTGTTGGAGGGAAAACTGGGATAAATCATCCCCTTGGAAAGAACCTAATTGGAGCATTTTACCAGCCTCAGTGTGTGCTCGTAGACACTGACACGCTAAACACATTGCCAGATAGGGAACTGGCATCCGGTCTTGCCGAGGTTGTAAAGTATGGGCTTATCAGAGATCCTGAATTTTTTGAATGGCAGGAGAAGAATATGCAAAAATTAATGTTAAG GGATCCCAGCGCATTGGCGTATGCCATAAAGCGGTCTTGTGAGAATAAAGCTGAGGTTGTATCATTGGATGAGAAGGAAAGTGGACTGAGGGCAACATTGAACTTGGGTCACACTTTTGGTCAT GCCATAGAGACTGGTCTTGGATACGGTGAATGGCTCCATGGAGAAGCTGTTGCAGCCGGAATG GTCATGGCTGTTGACATGTCATACCGCCTTGGTTGGATTGATGATTCTATTGTGAAGCGAGTTGACAAAATTTTAAGACAGGCAAACGTCCCCACGTCCCCACCGGAAAGCATGACTGTGGAAATGTTCAAGTCTGTCATGGCG GTTGATAAGAAGGTAGCTGATGGATTGCTAAGGCTTATCTTACTGAAAGGACCTCTTGGTAACTGTGTATTCACTGGTGATTATGATAGAAAAGCCCTTGATGACACACTCCGGGCGTTTTGCAAGTCATGA